A single genomic interval of Tursiops truncatus isolate mTurTru1 chromosome 16, mTurTru1.mat.Y, whole genome shotgun sequence harbors:
- the C16H10orf71 gene encoding cardiac-enriched FHL2-interacting protein: MQGSKKCTDGFSDSSSIGSVLDDADREVSSLTDRAFRSLCISEDASFHDSDLALSPDITRQVFGNFHQRTVSHTHRKSGIWSQLPSQGTEHAGWAATFQQLPKYVQGEEKYPKSSPPLTPAQRRLEVPVSGLRSSNKPVSKVSSLIKSFDRTESQRCDSRPPTSKPPALKNPPKFAPLPESGVNFCFDSAVLTVRRVPAEVSSTHKTSHQPGRKHGQQESPKNPEVACHGPNSFLPTPENAANSFESKFPSPAHRAATSETGRGQEWARKGTFLHSENSAFESWNAHQPRLPERKDAADTVTESKAPKRYEDTPLLREPPASEHKASPCHLRAGCGQEENRLAAGTHSTSGTWGSRDLGAQGFATEGKASSSQPEPPLKPTHAPWRKPKSGKGGKESLQDASEEKQQTSWRGPALYTKHNPQGQFPEKDALDTPVDPHEHYDPPFNISKLLTPVIPNKHVLESSNSQPAEVTPSPIGQLNGYQEKEPGECQSWDSYKSKAPSLLFNLKDVRKCVKSTYSPSPLLKGPDEKTRGKQESLSNGGLLPNGLEEGPPDELSKETPADAPPVSLISTQKDPKADAGAASADNYLTLTSPSPNAKAPFCVNGEAGDRNSYEKDDASGESEMGGARPSWRPDSREHCPRKHLSLKLCSGDPEAGKAAETPKTSGLENGFLRSVSQDTEPEREARLQNPNFNQKFSPGPLSPEEEDVFYSDSQSDFMPGLKSKSKFSTSSSDQSFASFEDQQKTWFAESQQEERRNDVSVGDSQKDEKEKVMEEDELQYRTLSNGHSCMEEHSKWESLQGEEESLPEGSPGKASREEADFRGTGIGGSKDTALSHAKDLTPSPCSTSNKHILFAIKDNTLRATPVIKPIMLPLLRSMSSDSLLGTGHKEEELPRPGWGRDAGLCAPDSREMPSTLPPTRVQGTHLKGAACEDMEDRGWGPSAARSETSQAAPKGYVPFPPLTGEGQGLKPPREAVHKVVASNGKSSSIDQGKLDAPMCIPTIALPEGDLEDQPPLQKLGTRWEEQAQGFQSHFLSTPRAQPPGRRLVPGELAASPSASSLEENSACSPATSSIYDDAYQAPSEPSLLPGEPPRSSPWASSRPGRVAQREDLTHALTWEPGSDPQLESSAEDLRTLSPRGSLLDVTTSSAGLLEKPEPPSQLERAAGKPPAVPPKTEKALRRAKKLASKRRKTDQPQEKHGERREEKLHPEDSERRPPSPGERPPARFPVVRSLPPPVRRHSVSAFSEPIQRRPGGSQSLTPLSPYPATQKVLQDPQSGEYFVFDLPLQVKIKTFYDPETGKYVKVSIPSSEGGSPEPSPPDALAAPYVLYPGFRPLPVTALMPLRCSSQLSAPTFLRQRPHTNEAAGPRPQSAQDAGLQLASEPPSDPTQHSAGQCPEGRPQSPGEEVGDAPRLHIISTNDLEDFAMEGIS, encoded by the coding sequence ATGCAGGGGAGTAAGAAGTGCACGGACGGCTTCAGCGACTCCTCGAGCATTGGCAGCGTGCTGGACGATGCAGACAGGGAGGTGAGCAGCCTCACAGACCGGGCgttccggagcctgtgcatctCAGAGGACGCGTCCTTCCATGACTCCGACCTGGCCCTGTCCCCGGATATCACTCGCCAAGTGTTCGGGAATTTTCACCAGAGAACGGTGAGCCATACCCATCGGAAAAGCGGCATTTGGAGCCAGTTACCGTCCCAAGGCACGGAGCATGCCGGCTGGGCGGCCACGTTCCAACAGCTGCCCAAGTACGTTCAAGGGGAGGAGAAGTATCCCAAGAGCAGCCCCCCACTGACACCAGCCCAGAGGAGACTGGAAGTGCCCGTTTCCGGCCTGAGGAGCAGCAACAAGCCTGTTTCCAAAGTGTCGTCACTGATTAAATCTTTCGACAGGACTGAAAGCCAACGTTGTGACAGCAGGCCTCCTACCAGCAAGCCTCCAGCTCTCAAAAATCCCCCCAAATTTGCTCCTCTTCCAGAAAGCGGTGTCAACTTCTGCTTCGATTCTGCCGTTTTGACGGTCAGGAGGGTGCCTGCTGAAGTCTCCAGCACCCATAAAACTAGCCACCAGCCTGGCAGGAAGCACGGACAGCAGGAGTCCCCCAAGAATCCTGAAGTGGCCTGTCACGGCCCCAACAGCTTCCTCCCAACGCCCGAAAACGCAGCCAACTCATTTGAGTCAAAGTTCCCCTCTCCGGCCCACAGGGCAGCCACCAGCGAGACTGGAAGGGGCCAGGAGTGGGCTCGCAAAGGGACCTTTCTTCACAGTGAAAACAGTGCTTTTGAGTCATGGAACGCCCACCAACCCAGGCTGCCTGAGAGGAAGGATGCTGCTGACACTGTCACAGAAAGCAAGGCTCCCAAGCGTTACGAGGACACGCCCTTGTTAAGAGAGCCCCCGGCCTCTGAGCACAAAGCCTCGCCCTGCCACCTCCGGGCCGGCTGCGGTCAGGAAGAGAACAGGCTGGCCGCAGGGACTCACTCCACATCTGGAACCTGGGGATCTAGGGATCTGGGAGCCCAGGGATTTGCTACGGAGGGAAAAGCTTCCAGCTCACAGCCTGAGCCTCCATTGAAACCGACCCATGCCCCCTGGAGGAAACCAAAGTCTGGGAAGGGAGGTAAAGAAAGTCTGCAAGATGCTTCAGAAGAGAAGCAGCAGACCAGCTGGAGAGGCCCAGCCTTGTACACAAAGCACAATCCCCAGGGGCAGTTTCCAGAAAAGGATGCCCTCGACACGCCTGTGGACCCCCACGAGCATTACGACCCTCCTTTCAACATCAGTAAGCTCCTGACCCCTGTCATACCCAACAAGCACGTGCTGGAGTCCTCCAACAGCCAGCCAGCAGAGGTAACCCCATCACCCATAGGACAGCTAAACGGATACCAAGAGAAGGAGCCCGGTGAATGTCAGTCCTGGGACAGTTACAAATCCAAAGCCCCCAGCCTGCTGTTCAACCTCAAAGATGTGCGGAAGTGTGTGAAGAGCACGTACAGTCCCTCACCCCTCTTGAAAGGCCCTGATGAGAAAACCAGAGGCAAGCAAGAATCCCTGAGCAACGGCGGCCTGCTTCCCAACGGGCTCGAGGAAGGCCCTCCAGATGAGCTTTCTAAGGAGACACCAGCTGATGCCCCTCCTGTGTCACTCATCAGTACGCAGAAGGACCCCAAAGCTGACGCCGGTGCAGCCTCTGCAGACAACTACCTAACTCTCACCTCGCCATCACCTAACGCCAAAGCGCCCTTCTGTGTCAATGGCGAGGCCGGCGACAGGAACAGCTATGAGAAGGACGATGCCAGTGGAGAATCGGAGATGGGGGGTGCCAGGCCCAGCTGGCGTCCAGACTCCAGGGAACACTGCCCCAGGAAACATCTGTCTCTGAAGCTTTGCAGTGGAGACCCTGAGGCAGGGAAGGCTGCGGAGACCCCAAAGACCTCCGGCCTAGAGAATGGATTCTTGAGATCCGTCTCTCAAGATACAGAACCCGAGAGAGAGGCAAGGCTTCAGAATCCAAACTTCAACCAGAAATTCTCCCCAGGGCCCCTTTCTCCCGAGGAGGAAGATGTGTTTTACAGTGACAGCCAGTCTGATTTTATGCCAGGCCTCAAAAGTAAGAGCAAATTCAGCACCAGCTCTTCAGATCAGTCCTTTGCCTCGTTCGAGGACCAGCAGAAGACGTGGTTTGCCGAGAGCcagcaggaagaaaggaggaatgaCGTGAGTGTAGGTGACAGTcagaaggatgagaaggagaaaGTGATGGAGGAAGATGAACTACAATACCGCACCTTGAGTAATGGGCACTCATGCATGGAGGAGCACAGCAAGTGGGAATCCTTGcaaggagaagaggaaagttTGCCGGAAGGTAGCCCCGGGAAGGCGTCGAGGGAGGAAGCTGATTTCAGAGGCACTGGCATTGGGGGAAGTAAGGATACAGCTCTTTCACATGCCAAAGACCTAACCCCTTCACCATGTTCCACTTCAAACAAGCACATACTCTTTGCAATTAAAGACAACACCCTCAGGGCCACCCCCGTGATAAAACCCATCATGCTGCCCCTCCTGAGATCCATGTCCTCAGACTCCCTGCTGGGCACTGGCCACAAAGAGGAGGAACTGCCAaggccaggctggggcagggatGCTGGTCTTTGTGCCCCCGACAGCCGGGAAATGCCCAGCACTCTGCCACCCACCAGAGTGCAAGGCACACACTTGAAGGGGGCGGCCTGTGAGGATATGGAGGACCGCGGGTGGGGTCCCAGCGCAGCCAGGTCAGAGACGTCCCAGGCAGCCCCAAAGGGGTATGTCCCATTTCCTCCACTCACGGGAGAGGGCCAAGGGTTGAAGCCACCCCGAGAGGCCGTACATAAAGTCGTGGCCAGCAATGGCAAGAGCAGTTCCATAGACCAGGGGAAGCTGGATGCTCCAATGTGCATACCCACGATTGCTTTGCCAGAAGGCGACCTGGAAGACCAGCCACCCCTACAGAAGCTTGGAACCCGTTGGGAAGAGCAGGCACAAGGCTTCCAAAGTCACTTTTTGTCTACACCCAGAGCACAGCCCCCGGGGAGAAGACTGGTCCCCGGTGAGCTAGCAGCTTCCCCCAGCGCCAGCTCCCTGGAAGAGAACAGTGCATGCTCCCCTGCCACCAGCAGCATTTACGATGATGCTTACCAGGCCCCCAGTGAGCCCAGCCTGCTGCCAGGGGAGCCTCCCCGCAGCAGCCCCTGGGCCAGCTCCCGCCCTGGCAGGGTGGCGCAGAGGGAGGACCTGACACATGCCCTCACGTGGGAGCCCGGCTCCGACCCCCAACTGGAGTCATCAGCAGAAGACCTCAGGACACTTTCTCCAAGAGGCTCCTTGTTGGACGTGACCACCAGCTCAGCTGGCCTCCTGGAGAAGCCAGAGCCTCCTTCTCAGCTGGAAAGGGCGGCTGGCAAGCCTCCAGCAGTACCACCCAAAACAGAGAAGGCCCTGCGGCGGGCCAAGAAGCTAGCTAGCAAGAGGAGAAAGACCGACCAGCCACAGGAAAAGCATGGCGAACGCCGGGAGGAAAAGCTGCACCCCGAGGACTCAGAGCGCAGGCCACCTTCCCCCGGAGAGAGGCCCCCAGCCAGGTTCCCCGTGGTCCgttccctgccccctcccgtGCGCCGCCACTCAGTGTCTGCCTTCTCAGAGCCGATCCAGAGGCGGCCTGGGGGCTCCCAGTCCCTTACACCCCTGTCCCCTTACCCTGCCACCCAGAAGGTCCTCCAAGACCCCCAATCTGGAGAGTACTTTGTCTTCGATCTGCCGCTCCAGGTGAAAATCAAGACCTTCTATGACCCAGAGACGGGCAAATACGTCAAGGTCTCTATCCCATCCTCTGAGGGGGGTTCCCCTGAGCCAAGCCCGCCGGATGCCCTTGCTGCTCCCTACGTGCTGTACCCGGGCTTCCGGCCCCTGCCTGTGACAGCCTTGATGCCCCTGCGCTGCTCCTCTCAGCTCTCTGCCCCCACCTTCCTAAGGCAGCGCCCTCACACCAACGAGGCAgctggccccaggccccagagcgCCCAGGATGCTGGCCTGCAGCTGGCCTCTGAGCCTCCCAGTGACCCCACCCAGCACTCTGCAGGCCAGTGCCCCGAGGGGCGCCCCCAGAGcccaggggaggaggtgggagatgctCCAAGACTGCATATCATCTCCACTAACGACCTAGAGGACTTTGCCATGGAAGGCATTTCTTGA